One window of Saccharopolyspora phatthalungensis genomic DNA carries:
- a CDS encoding pyridoxamine 5'-phosphate oxidase family protein has translation MTRHLSTTDRTTIRRSSARARSDRSDLYASLDAGLICHLGLLIDGSPRVLPTGYGRRGDTLYLHGSTGARSLREAAGGVEVCVTVTHLDGIVYARSLFHHSVNYRSAMIHGQAREVVDADEKLQALRVITDQLAPGSWEHARQPNKRELAATAVLAVDLAEAAVKIRDGGPNDDTEDIEAGKAWAGVLPLRMHWGAPEPSTDLPAGFAVPPHVGERTYPA, from the coding sequence GTGACCCGACACCTCTCCACCACAGACCGGACCACCATCCGCCGCAGCAGCGCCAGGGCCCGCAGCGACCGCAGCGACCTGTACGCCAGCTTGGACGCTGGCCTGATCTGCCACCTCGGGCTGCTGATCGACGGCTCGCCCCGGGTCCTGCCCACCGGTTACGGCCGCCGCGGCGACACGCTCTACCTGCACGGTTCGACCGGCGCGCGGAGCCTACGCGAGGCCGCCGGCGGGGTCGAGGTCTGCGTCACGGTGACCCACCTCGACGGGATCGTCTACGCGCGTTCGCTGTTCCACCACTCCGTGAACTACCGCTCCGCGATGATCCACGGTCAGGCCCGGGAAGTCGTGGACGCCGACGAGAAGCTGCAGGCGCTGCGGGTGATCACCGACCAGCTCGCCCCCGGCTCGTGGGAACACGCGCGGCAGCCGAACAAGCGGGAACTGGCCGCGACCGCCGTCCTCGCCGTCGACCTCGCCGAAGCGGCGGTGAAGATCCGCGACGGCGGGCCGAACGACGACACCGAGGACATCGAGGCGGGCAAGGCATGGGCCGGGGTGCTCCCGCTACGAATGCACTGGGGCGCGCCGGAACCGTCGACGGATCTTCCGGCGGGGTTCGCAGTTCCGCCGCACGTGGGCGAACGGACGTACCCGGCATGA
- a CDS encoding NUDIX hydrolase — MQTAAPASPVRAAGAVLWRAGAKGPELAVVHRPRYDDWSLPKGKLDGGELPAHAAVREVAEETGFSCVLSQFLTQVNYPVPESGGGRTMKVVDYFTARAGDGAFAPNDEVDELRWLRTDQARGQLSYPHDVGVLDAFEQLPTESATVLLVRHAKAGKRSEWFGDDTLRPLTEAGQRQRDALHSLLRLFGPSRIYSAPRLRCEQTVAPIAAETGIEIATEPLFSEEGYLGDPDAAADLMRRVAAGTGTALVCSQGGVIPDLVTRLADSAGLPLGEVASRKGSVWTLTFSRDRYSGNGGGPAVRLAAADYLADPLA, encoded by the coding sequence ATGCAGACCGCGGCGCCGGCCAGCCCGGTCCGGGCGGCCGGCGCCGTGCTGTGGCGCGCGGGCGCAAAGGGGCCCGAACTGGCCGTTGTGCACCGGCCCCGCTACGACGACTGGTCGCTGCCGAAGGGCAAACTCGACGGCGGCGAGCTGCCCGCGCACGCGGCCGTCCGGGAGGTCGCCGAGGAGACCGGCTTTTCCTGCGTGCTGTCCCAATTCCTCACTCAGGTGAACTATCCGGTGCCGGAATCCGGCGGCGGCCGCACGATGAAGGTGGTCGACTACTTCACGGCCCGTGCCGGCGACGGGGCATTCGCCCCGAACGACGAAGTGGACGAACTGCGTTGGCTGCGTACCGACCAGGCGCGCGGGCAGCTGAGTTATCCGCACGATGTGGGCGTGCTCGACGCATTCGAGCAGTTGCCCACCGAGTCGGCGACCGTGTTGCTGGTGCGCCATGCAAAAGCGGGCAAACGGTCCGAATGGTTCGGGGACGACACGCTGCGCCCACTCACCGAAGCGGGCCAACGACAGCGCGACGCATTGCATTCGCTGTTGCGATTGTTCGGGCCATCCCGGATCTATTCCGCTCCGCGGCTACGCTGCGAACAAACGGTGGCACCGATCGCCGCCGAGACCGGAATCGAGATTGCCACCGAGCCGCTGTTTTCCGAAGAGGGCTATCTGGGCGATCCGGACGCGGCCGCCGACCTGATGCGGCGAGTGGCGGCCGGTACCGGCACCGCGCTGGTATGCAGCCAAGGCGGCGTCATCCCGGATCTGGTGACGCGGCTGGCCGATTCCGCCGGGTTGCCGCTCGGCGAGGTGGCTAGCCGGAAAGGCAGCGTCTGGACGCTGACCTTCAGCCGGGACCGGTATTCCGGCAACGGCGGCGGTCCGGCGGTGCGGCTGGCCGCCGCCGATTACCTCGCGGACCCGCTCGCCTGA
- a CDS encoding cysteine dioxygenase, with the protein MFAVPPNTVAAPADLTIAHPVRIARELAADRGSWAHLLRYDPEQRWVGLLTRTESYEAWLLSWLPGQHTDLHDHGGATGAFTVVSGALTERVIQRGATEVLHPLVAGQSRVFGPNYVHQVHNNGPDPAVSIHVYRPTRARMTLYAHDPITGLRRM; encoded by the coding sequence TTGTTCGCCGTTCCGCCGAATACCGTTGCCGCGCCTGCCGATCTCACCATCGCGCACCCGGTCCGCATCGCTCGCGAGCTCGCCGCCGACCGCGGCTCGTGGGCGCACCTGCTGCGCTACGACCCGGAGCAGCGCTGGGTTGGCCTGCTCACGCGAACCGAGAGCTACGAGGCATGGCTGCTGAGCTGGTTGCCCGGCCAGCACACCGACCTGCACGACCACGGCGGCGCCACCGGAGCCTTCACCGTGGTCTCCGGCGCCTTGACCGAGCGCGTCATCCAACGCGGCGCAACCGAGGTGCTGCACCCGCTGGTTGCGGGCCAGTCCCGGGTCTTCGGGCCGAACTACGTGCACCAGGTGCACAACAACGGCCCGGACCCGGCGGTGAGCATCCACGTCTACCGCCCCACGCGGGCCCGAATGACGCTCTACGCCCACGACCCCATCACCGGCCTCCGCCGGATGTGA
- a CDS encoding RNA degradosome polyphosphate kinase, whose product MGDNGAVSTDSSDRAPEQPAKRTPSGRSTSHAPLPARGAGDPVAADRPAATNTDANTAANNEGARVPSAPPAVTRAAATTDLPEDRYLNRELSWLDFNARVLAMAEDPSKPVLERAKFLAIFASNLDEFYMVRVAGLKRREETGLSVRSADGLTPHEQLVRISARNQDLMEKLSRVFLDELLPELEAHGIRILNWAELETADHAKLTRYFEDHIFPVLTPLAVDPAHPFPYISGLSLNLAVTVADPDAGLRRFARVKVPDNVPRLIRIEADRENEHATFLPLEELIAAHLEKLFPGMRVSEHHIFRVTRNADLEVEEDRDEDLLQAMERELARRRFGPPVRLEVTDTMSENMLELLLRELEVDQHDVVEVKGLLDLSCLFQLDRLQRPDLKEPPYVPATHAAFAEGQTPKSIFSTLREGDVLLHHPYDSFSTSVQRFIEQAAADPHVLAIKQTLYRTSGDSPIVNALIDAAEAGKQVVALVELKARFDEQANIQWARTLERAGVHVVYGLVGLKTHCKTALVVRQEGSTIRRYCHLGTGNYNPKTARIYEDLGLLTASPEIGADLTDLFNVLTGYARHGQYRRILVSPQGIRNGIVERVEAEIERARQGLPCGIWMKVNSLVDEQIIDSLYRASLAGVPVRVVVRGICALKAGVEGLSENIEVRSILGRFLEHSRVFHFVGIDEHWIGSADMMHRNLDRRIETQVQVTDAKLTQQLDEILDSALHPATRCWVLNAKGDWEASPLGGEQVRDHQVEMLRLHGAKVS is encoded by the coding sequence ATGGGTGACAATGGGGCCGTGAGCACCGACAGCAGCGATCGGGCCCCAGAACAGCCCGCCAAGCGAACCCCCAGCGGACGGTCCACGAGCCACGCGCCGCTCCCGGCTCGCGGCGCCGGCGATCCGGTCGCTGCCGACAGGCCGGCAGCCACCAACACCGACGCGAACACCGCCGCCAACAACGAAGGCGCACGGGTGCCGTCGGCCCCGCCCGCGGTGACCCGCGCGGCGGCCACCACCGACCTGCCCGAGGACCGCTACCTCAACCGCGAATTGTCCTGGCTGGATTTCAACGCGCGGGTGCTGGCGATGGCCGAGGACCCGTCGAAGCCGGTGCTCGAACGCGCCAAGTTCCTCGCGATCTTCGCGTCCAACCTGGACGAGTTCTACATGGTCCGGGTCGCCGGGCTGAAGCGCCGCGAGGAAACCGGCCTTTCGGTCCGCAGCGCCGATGGGCTCACCCCGCACGAGCAGCTGGTCCGGATCTCTGCCCGCAACCAGGACCTGATGGAGAAGCTGAGCCGGGTTTTCCTCGACGAGCTGCTGCCGGAGCTGGAGGCGCACGGTATCCGGATCCTGAACTGGGCCGAGCTGGAGACCGCCGATCATGCCAAACTGACCCGCTATTTCGAGGACCACATCTTCCCGGTGCTCACCCCGCTGGCGGTCGACCCGGCGCACCCGTTCCCCTACATCTCCGGGCTGTCGCTGAACCTCGCGGTCACCGTCGCCGATCCGGACGCCGGGCTGCGGCGCTTCGCGCGGGTCAAGGTTCCGGACAACGTGCCTCGGCTGATCCGGATCGAAGCCGACCGGGAGAACGAGCACGCCACTTTCCTGCCGCTGGAAGAACTCATCGCCGCGCACCTGGAGAAGCTGTTCCCGGGCATGCGGGTCTCCGAGCACCACATCTTCCGGGTCACCCGCAATGCCGACCTCGAGGTGGAGGAGGACCGCGACGAAGACCTGCTGCAGGCCATGGAGCGGGAGCTCGCGCGTCGTCGCTTCGGGCCGCCGGTGCGGCTGGAAGTGACCGACACGATGAGCGAGAACATGCTCGAACTCCTGCTGCGCGAGCTGGAGGTCGACCAGCACGACGTGGTGGAGGTCAAGGGACTGCTGGACCTGTCCTGCCTGTTCCAGCTGGACCGGTTGCAGCGCCCCGATCTCAAGGAACCGCCGTATGTGCCCGCGACGCACGCCGCGTTCGCCGAGGGACAGACGCCGAAGAGCATTTTCTCCACGCTGCGCGAGGGTGACGTGCTGTTGCACCATCCCTATGACTCGTTCTCCACGTCGGTGCAACGATTCATCGAGCAGGCCGCGGCGGATCCGCATGTGCTGGCCATCAAGCAGACTCTGTACCGGACTTCCGGTGATTCTCCGATCGTCAACGCCCTCATCGACGCCGCCGAGGCCGGCAAGCAGGTGGTGGCGCTGGTGGAGTTGAAGGCGCGGTTCGACGAGCAGGCCAACATCCAGTGGGCGCGCACCCTGGAGCGCGCCGGGGTGCACGTCGTCTACGGCCTGGTGGGGTTGAAGACGCACTGCAAGACCGCGCTCGTGGTGCGCCAGGAGGGTTCGACGATCCGCCGCTACTGCCACCTGGGCACCGGCAACTACAACCCGAAGACCGCGCGGATCTACGAGGATCTCGGCCTGCTGACCGCCTCACCGGAGATCGGGGCCGACCTCACGGACCTGTTCAATGTGCTCACCGGCTACGCCCGGCACGGTCAGTACCGCCGGATTCTGGTGTCGCCGCAGGGCATCCGAAACGGCATCGTGGAGCGCGTGGAGGCCGAGATCGAGCGGGCCCGGCAGGGTTTGCCCTGCGGCATCTGGATGAAGGTGAACTCGCTGGTCGACGAGCAGATCATCGACTCGCTGTACCGGGCTTCGCTGGCCGGGGTGCCGGTGCGCGTGGTGGTGCGCGGGATCTGCGCGCTGAAGGCCGGCGTGGAGGGGCTCAGCGAGAACATCGAGGTGCGCTCGATCCTGGGCCGCTTCCTGGAGCACTCCCGCGTGTTCCATTTCGTCGGCATCGACGAGCACTGGATCGGCAGCGCCGACATGATGCACCGCAACCTGGACCGGCGGATCGAAACCCAGGTCCAGGTCACCGATGCCAAGCTCACCCAGCAGCTCGACGAGATCCTCGACTCGGCGCTGCACCCGGCCACCCGCTGCTGGGTGCTCAACGCCAAGGGTGACTGGGAGGCCTCGCCACTCGGCGGGGAACAAGTTCGCGATCATCAGGTGGAAATGCTGCGCCTGCACGGCGCGAAGGTGTCTTGA
- a CDS encoding lysophospholipid acyltransferase family protein: protein MAEPKSLRRQRRQTSEKARGMGRFWLGLARGVFYPLTAVLARTKVTGLEHIPAEGPALLVFNHVSHLDPVFDAVTVHRAGRVPRFLAKNTLWNVPVLKSVLVGVEQIPVYRGTADAQKSLQDAHDALQRGKTIVIYPDGTITKDPDGWPMTPKVGVARLALAHDIPVIPAARWGTREIYDHYQKRFRPVPRKSVTLAFGEPLDLTAYRGMEHDTNALREVTHLAMTRVRELLGEIRGEQPPTDFYSSARKSRGNDGAA from the coding sequence GTGGCGGAACCGAAGAGCCTCCGGCGCCAGCGGAGGCAGACCAGCGAAAAGGCGCGGGGGATGGGCAGGTTCTGGCTCGGCCTGGCCCGCGGCGTCTTCTACCCGCTGACCGCCGTGTTGGCGCGCACCAAGGTGACCGGGCTGGAGCACATCCCGGCCGAGGGCCCCGCGCTGCTGGTGTTCAACCACGTTTCCCACCTGGACCCGGTCTTCGACGCCGTGACCGTGCACCGCGCCGGCCGAGTGCCGCGGTTCCTGGCGAAGAACACGCTGTGGAACGTTCCGGTGCTTAAGAGCGTTCTCGTCGGTGTCGAGCAGATCCCGGTCTATCGCGGCACCGCCGACGCGCAGAAGAGCCTGCAGGACGCGCACGACGCCCTGCAGCGCGGCAAGACGATCGTGATCTACCCGGACGGCACCATCACCAAGGATCCGGACGGCTGGCCGATGACCCCGAAGGTCGGGGTGGCCCGGTTGGCGCTGGCGCACGACATTCCGGTTATCCCGGCCGCCCGGTGGGGTACTCGGGAAATCTACGACCATTACCAGAAGCGCTTTCGGCCCGTCCCGCGCAAGTCCGTCACCCTCGCCTTCGGCGAGCCGCTGGACCTGACGGCCTACCGGGGTATGGAGCACGACACGAACGCGCTGCGGGAGGTCACGCACCTGGCGATGACGCGCGTGCGGGAACTTCTCGGTGAGATCCGCGGCGAGCAGCCGCCCACCGACTTCTACAGCTCCGCCCGCAAGAGCCGGGGCAACGATGGCGCCGCCTGA
- the pdxR gene encoding MocR-like pyridoxine biosynthesis transcription factor PdxR gives MPHAVPAASSPLLELAIDLHRDDPRPLAVQLADALRHAATIGQLRGGDRLPSTRALARHLVVSRTVTAAAYEQLYAEGWIAGRHGSGTYVTTSPPGSRIEPATGAKRGEREPDEPVVVLTPGVPWAEGVDRAAWRRAWRAAADTEPDSKPHRAGVVEYREAVVEHLLRHRGLVVGGLTVENVLATGGTTSAVVELASAVLRRGATVAVEEPGYQRAVGALRSAGVRVVPAPVDHAGIVVDAIPRGVRAVYCSPAHQYPIGGRLPAERRIELVERARVEGWLIIEDDYDGELRYDVAPLPVLASMAPDVVVHLGTTSKILTPTLGVGWMLAPDKVAAAVLQHRDCTGTGPAPAGQRVLVELARHGDLGRHLRRLRRELSQRRALVVDGLAAEGVEVFGDRAGAHVVLPLPDAEAEQRVVAAAGERGLVLDGLRRHHCGPQQWFGLALGYAACSRSELERALPILARLCGAG, from the coding sequence ATGCCACATGCCGTGCCCGCGGCGAGCTCACCGCTGCTGGAGCTCGCCATCGACCTGCACCGCGACGATCCGCGCCCGCTCGCCGTGCAGCTGGCCGATGCGCTGCGACACGCGGCGACGATCGGTCAACTCCGCGGCGGCGACCGCCTCCCGTCGACGCGTGCCCTCGCGCGTCACCTCGTGGTCAGCCGCACAGTGACCGCCGCTGCCTACGAGCAGCTGTACGCGGAGGGGTGGATCGCCGGCCGGCACGGCTCGGGCACCTACGTCACCACCAGCCCGCCCGGATCGCGCATCGAGCCCGCTACCGGTGCCAAGCGCGGCGAGCGGGAGCCGGACGAACCCGTGGTGGTGCTCACGCCGGGCGTGCCGTGGGCGGAGGGCGTCGATCGGGCGGCCTGGCGCCGGGCCTGGCGCGCGGCGGCCGACACGGAGCCGGACTCGAAACCACACCGTGCGGGAGTCGTCGAGTACCGCGAGGCCGTCGTCGAGCACCTGCTGCGCCACCGTGGTCTGGTCGTCGGCGGGCTGACGGTGGAAAACGTGCTGGCCACCGGCGGCACCACGTCGGCTGTCGTCGAGCTGGCCTCCGCGGTGCTGCGGCGCGGCGCGACTGTCGCGGTGGAGGAGCCCGGTTACCAGCGCGCGGTTGGGGCGCTGCGGTCGGCGGGTGTGCGCGTGGTGCCCGCACCCGTCGACCACGCGGGCATCGTCGTCGACGCGATTCCGCGAGGCGTGCGGGCCGTGTACTGCTCGCCCGCGCACCAATATCCGATCGGCGGTCGGCTGCCCGCCGAGCGCCGGATCGAACTGGTCGAGCGCGCCCGCGTCGAGGGCTGGTTGATCATCGAAGACGACTATGACGGTGAGCTCCGTTACGACGTGGCACCACTGCCGGTACTCGCGTCGATGGCCCCCGACGTCGTCGTGCACCTCGGCACGACCAGCAAGATCCTCACGCCAACCCTGGGCGTGGGCTGGATGCTGGCCCCCGACAAGGTCGCCGCGGCAGTGTTGCAGCACCGGGACTGCACCGGAACCGGCCCGGCCCCCGCCGGTCAGCGCGTGCTGGTGGAGCTCGCGCGCCACGGCGACCTCGGGCGGCACCTGCGGCGGCTGCGGCGAGAACTCTCTCAGCGCCGGGCCCTGGTGGTGGACGGGCTCGCCGCCGAGGGCGTCGAGGTGTTCGGGGACCGGGCCGGGGCGCACGTGGTGCTCCCGCTGCCGGACGCGGAAGCCGAGCAGCGGGTGGTCGCGGCGGCCGGGGAGCGGGGCCTGGTGCTCGACGGGCTGCGCCGGCATCACTGCGGTCCGCAGCAGTGGTTCGGGCTCGCGCTCGGGTACGCCGCGTGCTCGCGCAGCGAACTGGAGCGGGCACTGCCGATCTTGGCCCGGCTCTGCGGCGCCGGATGA
- a CDS encoding NAD(P)H-dependent glycerol-3-phosphate dehydrogenase — MAPPERITVLGAGSWGTTFAKVLADAGNDVVLWARRAEVAAAINETRRNSAYLPDIRLPSTLRATDDAAEAVHGAGAVVLAVPSQTLRENLAGWQPLLPPEATLVSLAKGVELSTLKRMSEVIGEVADVPMAHVAVVSGPNLAKEIAAEQPTATVVACPDHDRAVALQHACSTPYFRPYTNTDLVGIEIAGACKNVIALACGMAAGLGFGHNTMSSLITRGLAETTRLGVALGADPMTFAGLAGLGDLVATAMSPLSRNRTFGERLGRGETMAQAQEAAHGQVSEGVKSCSSIRQLAARHGVEMPITDVVHRVCHEGLAPAPAAAELLGRERKPE, encoded by the coding sequence ATGGCGCCGCCTGAGCGGATCACGGTGCTCGGTGCCGGATCCTGGGGCACCACGTTCGCGAAGGTGCTTGCCGACGCGGGCAACGACGTGGTCCTGTGGGCCCGGCGGGCGGAGGTCGCCGCGGCGATCAACGAAACCCGCCGCAATAGCGCGTACCTACCGGACATCCGGCTTCCGTCGACGCTGCGCGCCACCGACGACGCGGCCGAGGCGGTACATGGTGCGGGCGCGGTCGTGCTAGCGGTGCCCAGCCAGACGCTGCGCGAAAACCTGGCCGGTTGGCAGCCCCTACTGCCGCCCGAGGCGACGCTGGTTAGCCTTGCCAAGGGCGTGGAGCTGAGCACGCTGAAGCGGATGAGCGAGGTGATCGGCGAGGTCGCCGACGTGCCGATGGCGCATGTCGCGGTGGTCTCCGGTCCCAACCTGGCCAAGGAGATCGCCGCCGAACAACCGACCGCGACCGTGGTGGCCTGCCCGGACCACGACCGCGCCGTCGCGCTCCAGCACGCCTGCTCGACGCCGTACTTCCGGCCCTACACCAACACCGATCTGGTCGGTATCGAGATCGCCGGGGCATGTAAGAACGTGATCGCGCTGGCGTGCGGGATGGCCGCCGGGCTGGGGTTCGGGCACAACACGATGTCGTCCCTGATCACCCGTGGCCTGGCCGAGACGACTCGGCTCGGCGTCGCGCTCGGCGCCGACCCGATGACGTTCGCCGGGCTCGCCGGGCTGGGCGATCTGGTCGCCACGGCCATGTCCCCGTTGTCGCGCAACCGGACCTTCGGCGAGCGGCTGGGGCGCGGCGAGACTATGGCGCAGGCGCAGGAGGCGGCACACGGGCAGGTTTCCGAGGGCGTCAAGTCCTGCTCGTCGATCCGGCAGCTGGCGGCGCGCCACGGCGTCGAGATGCCGATCACCGATGTGGTGCACCGGGTCTGCCACGAAGGGCTCGCCCCCGCACCGGCGGCCGCCGAACTGCTGGGCCGCGAACGCAAACCGGAGTGA
- a CDS encoding FMN-binding negative transcriptional regulator, with product MLVHPWDSPIDEQEWRHQLADGHDFGQLVAVYPDRRPVVQPVHFAFDGDRVRFHLARPNPILRALENDPHCVLSIVDDYAYIPGPWRVEGDTPPSSGVPTSHYASVQLSGLAELVDDPAAKAALLQRQLEHFQPTGGTAEVTAHDGPFHRMLKGIRGVIVHVDSVTAKFKYSDNRSVQLQDSVARRLVTRDRPGDRAAAAQQLRRMRLRTEP from the coding sequence ATGCTGGTCCACCCCTGGGACTCGCCGATCGACGAGCAGGAATGGCGGCACCAGCTGGCCGACGGGCACGACTTCGGCCAGCTGGTGGCCGTCTACCCGGATCGGCGCCCCGTCGTGCAGCCGGTGCATTTCGCGTTCGACGGCGATCGCGTTCGTTTTCACCTCGCGCGCCCCAATCCGATCCTGCGCGCGCTGGAGAACGATCCGCACTGCGTGTTGTCGATTGTGGACGACTACGCCTACATCCCCGGCCCGTGGCGGGTCGAGGGTGACACCCCGCCCAGCTCGGGCGTGCCGACCAGCCACTACGCCAGCGTGCAGCTATCGGGCTTGGCGGAGCTGGTCGACGACCCGGCGGCCAAAGCGGCTTTGCTGCAACGGCAGCTGGAGCACTTCCAGCCCACGGGCGGGACGGCCGAGGTGACCGCCCATGACGGCCCGTTCCACCGGATGCTGAAGGGAATCCGCGGAGTGATCGTGCACGTCGACTCGGTGACCGCGAAGTTCAAGTACAGCGACAACAGGTCAGTTCAGCTGCAGGACTCCGTCGCCCGACGACTGGTCACAAGGGACCGTCCCGGCGACCGGGCCGCCGCTGCCCAACAACTCCGCCGCATGCGCCTGCGGACCGAACCCTGA
- the cofC gene encoding 2-phospho-L-lactate guanylyltransferase, which yields MSAGFHLIVPIKPLHLAKSRLLGAADRGARQPAAHADLVTAVALDTVSAARRAPGVAGIVVVTSDPTLTEAFTADGVEVLADVPAAGLNAALRHGDTQLRRRAAVSRVGALQADLPALRPGDLAAAINAAGDDRSFCPDRHGTGTTLLLAEPGRPLDPRFGPGSADAHAESGAKVLLGAWDSLRCDVDTEADLTAAAALGLGPRTAARTS from the coding sequence GTGAGCGCAGGCTTCCACCTCATCGTGCCGATCAAACCGCTGCATCTGGCCAAGTCGCGGCTGCTTGGCGCCGCCGACCGCGGAGCGCGCCAGCCGGCCGCGCACGCCGACCTGGTCACGGCCGTGGCATTGGACACAGTGTCCGCCGCGCGCCGGGCTCCCGGCGTCGCCGGAATCGTCGTGGTGACTTCCGATCCGACGCTCACCGAAGCGTTCACGGCCGATGGCGTCGAGGTACTCGCGGACGTGCCGGCCGCCGGGCTGAACGCCGCTTTGCGGCACGGCGACACCCAGTTGCGAAGAAGGGCGGCCGTGTCGCGGGTCGGGGCATTGCAGGCGGATCTGCCCGCCCTGCGACCCGGCGATCTCGCCGCCGCGATCAACGCCGCCGGCGACGACCGCTCGTTCTGTCCGGACCGGCACGGCACCGGCACCACGCTGCTGTTGGCCGAGCCCGGTCGCCCGCTCGACCCTCGGTTCGGGCCGGGTTCGGCCGACGCGCACGCCGAGTCCGGCGCGAAAGTCCTCCTCGGCGCGTGGGACTCGCTGCGCTGCGACGTGGACACCGAGGCCGACCTGACCGCCGCGGCCGCGCTCGGTCTCGGCCCGCGCACCGCCGCGCGGACCTCTTGA
- a CDS encoding cystathionine gamma-lyase, whose product MATSEFGDGTRCVRGGHPEPVGGTPLLPGPVFAAPFHLGEDFQGGDFYGRAGNPTWRALESAIGDLDGGHCILLPSGMAAISLLLRAVLRNGDALILPGDGYYATRQFVRDELAELELNIREIATPGPWHDEVFAGVRLVLLETPSNPGLDVCDIAGLAGRAHAAGALLAVDNTTATPLGQRPLELGADIVVSSDTKALAGHSDVLLGHVSVRDAELAQRLVRARTLSGSIPGPFETWLAHRSMGTLDLRLARQAENAAALVASLRDHPAVSGLRWPGDPGDPSHDLARRQMRRWGGVFRFELADAAAVDEFVRRSRLVVAATSFGGLHSTVDRRAQWGDPVPEGFVRFSAGCEDPADLVADVHQALG is encoded by the coding sequence GTGGCGACATCGGAATTCGGCGACGGCACGCGGTGCGTTCGCGGCGGACATCCGGAACCGGTCGGCGGGACGCCGCTGTTGCCCGGCCCGGTGTTCGCCGCGCCGTTCCACCTGGGCGAGGACTTCCAGGGGGGCGATTTCTACGGGCGCGCGGGCAATCCCACGTGGCGGGCGCTGGAGTCGGCCATCGGCGACCTCGACGGCGGTCATTGCATCCTGTTGCCCTCCGGCATGGCGGCGATCAGTTTGCTGCTGCGCGCGGTGCTGCGCAACGGCGACGCGTTGATCCTGCCCGGCGACGGTTATTACGCGACGCGCCAGTTCGTCCGGGACGAGCTGGCCGAGCTGGAGCTGAACATCCGGGAGATCGCCACGCCCGGTCCGTGGCACGACGAGGTCTTCGCCGGAGTTCGGCTGGTGTTGCTGGAAACCCCGTCCAATCCCGGCCTCGACGTGTGCGACATCGCCGGGCTCGCCGGACGCGCGCACGCGGCGGGCGCCTTGCTGGCGGTGGACAACACCACGGCGACGCCGCTCGGGCAGCGACCGCTGGAGCTGGGCGCGGACATCGTGGTCTCCAGCGACACCAAGGCGTTGGCCGGGCACAGCGACGTGCTGCTGGGGCACGTGTCGGTTCGCGACGCGGAGCTGGCGCAGCGGTTGGTGCGGGCGCGGACGCTGTCCGGTTCGATTCCCGGTCCGTTCGAGACCTGGCTGGCGCACCGCAGCATGGGCACGCTCGACCTGCGCCTGGCGCGGCAGGCCGAGAACGCCGCCGCGCTAGTCGCATCCCTGCGCGATCATCCGGCGGTTTCCGGGCTGCGCTGGCCGGGCGATCCGGGCGACCCTTCGCACGATCTCGCACGGCGGCAGATGCGCCGTTGGGGCGGGGTGTTCCGGTTCGAGCTGGCCGATGCGGCGGCGGTCGACGAGTTCGTGCGGCGCAGCCGCTTGGTCGTGGCGGCGACGAGCTTCGGCGGCCTGCACAGCACGGTCGACCGCCGGGCGCAGTGGGGCGACCCGGTCCCGGAGGGCTTCGTCCGCTTCTCCGCGGGCTGCGAAGATCCCGCAGACTTGGTCGCCGACGTCCACCAAGCCCTGGGCTGA